The following are encoded in a window of Penicillium oxalicum strain HP7-1 chromosome II, whole genome shotgun sequence genomic DNA:
- a CDS encoding Serine dehydratase-like yields the protein MGSFVPTSETVVPTFKTPWIETPLVESAALSRAAGCRIFLKLENVQPSGSFKSRAMGNQILSHLRKPENANRRVHFYASSGGNAGLAAVCAARSLGYPCTVVVPLSTKPLMIEKLKAAGAADVIRHGETFFEAGSYMKEVIMQNSSGDEENLAKIALHPFDNEPIWEGNSTIIDELEKQLPAPSGSEEEDRYRGKALPLDAVLCSVGGGGLLNGLVMGLEKRRTQKQTVQSGSSTTGHAYMDITAPETTPPRAIPTAPSPIHLLAIETDGTDSLAAAIAHNALVSLPKITSQATSLGAIRVSETTFQYAVSPPPGIKVHSAVITDAEAARGVLRLADDERLLVELACGVCVEAAIGDTAVAAAEAAASARAVAVSQGAKKRKLAPTEVSSDRDEGYGDDRSISTGNETDPEMEPEVDTSTKASSPVLNSKLKQLVPDLNEQSRVVIVVCGGSNVTIDMASEYRRLLSEGWV from the coding sequence ATGGGGAGCTTTGTGCCGACTTCTGAGACCGTTGTGCCCACCTTCAAGACTCCATGGATTGAGACACCGCTGGTGGAGTCCGCGGCACTCTCTCGTGCAGCTGGCTGTCGCATCTTTCTGAAGCTCGAGAATGTCCAGCCCAGTGGCTCCTTCAAGTCCCGTGCCATGGGTAATCAGATCCTTTCCCACCTCCGCAAACCCGAAAATGCCAACCGACGTGTCCATTTCTACGCCTCATCCGGGGGAAATGCCGGTCTCGCTGCCGTGTGTGCGGCCCGTAGTTTGGGGTATCCTTGCACCGTGGTTGTGCCTCTTTCGACCAAGCCTTTGATgattgagaagctcaaggccgCCGGTGCCGCAGATGTGATTCGCCATGGCGAGACGTTCTTCGAGGCCGGCTCATATATGAAGGAGGTCATCATGCAGAACAGCTCTGGGGATGAGGAGAATTTGGCCAAGATCGCGCTTCATCCATTCGACAATGAGCCTATTTGGGAGGGGAACAGCACCATCATCGACGAGCTTGAAAAGCAATTGCCCGCTCCCTCCGGctccgaggaggaagaccgATACCGCGGAAAAGCGCTGCCTCTGGATGCTGTTCTCTGCAgcgttggtggtggtggccttctcaatggcctcgTCATGGGCCTCGAGAAGCGCCGGACCCAGAAACAGACTGTGCAGAGCGGGTCTTCCACTACTGGCCATGCATACATGGACATCACGGCTCCTGAAACTACTCCTCCTCGCGCCATACCCACTGCGCCTAGCCCCATCCACCTTCTCGCTATTGAAACCGACGGCACAGACTCGCTTGCTGCAGCCATTGCACACAATGCCCTTGTCTCTCTCCCCAAAATCACCTCGCAAGCAACATCTCTTGGGGCTATTCGTGTATCAGAAACCACCTTCCAATACGCCGTCTCTCCCCCACCGGGCATCAAAGTTCACAGTGCAGTCATTACCGACGCCGAGGCTGCACGAGGTGTTCTTCGCCTCGCAGATGATGAACGCCTTCTCGTGGAGCTGGCTTGCGGTGTCTGCGTCGAAGCTGCTATCGGTGATACTGCGGTTGCTGCTGCCGAGGCGGCTGCCTCTGCTAGAGCCGTCGCTGTCAGCCAGGGTGCGAAGAAGCGGAAGCTTGCGCCGACCGAGGTCAGCTCTGATCGGGATGAAGGATATGGAGATGACCGGTCGATCTCGACGGGCAATGAGACCGATCCTGAAATGGAGCCCGAGGTTGACACTTCTACCAAGGCGTCTTCCCCCGTTCTTAACTCCAAGCTCAAGCAGTTGGTGCCGGACCTCAACGAGCAGAGTCGAGTGGTCATCGTTGTCTGCGGTGGAAGTAACGTGACGATCGACATGGCCAGTGAATACAGAAGGCTCTTGTCGGAGGGGTGGGTATGA